A single region of the Sphingomonas sp. OV641 genome encodes:
- a CDS encoding DUF736 domain-containing protein, with protein sequence MKIGVEDIGSSTTSGDVTMNIGQIKQNDAGIFMGRISTLAVAMTIALKPVQSSNPRAPRYEIHALTPGRTWVQVGAFFELTSNNTGEAFLNGRIDDPSLAAPLQVSAFRQDDGSYNVVWQRAQKRRDVGAALGVKADDDLSPPFGADGGPVDNGPGPDAAATDTGLGETTAPVEEPVGKGRGRRQRVAEDA encoded by the coding sequence TTGAAGATCGGTGTCGAGGACATCGGGTCCAGCACGACATCAGGAGACGTTACGATGAACATCGGTCAGATCAAGCAGAACGACGCGGGCATTTTCATGGGCCGCATTTCCACACTCGCCGTCGCGATGACGATCGCACTGAAGCCCGTCCAGTCGTCCAACCCGCGCGCGCCGCGCTACGAGATCCACGCGCTCACCCCGGGCCGGACGTGGGTGCAGGTCGGGGCGTTCTTCGAACTCACCTCGAACAACACCGGCGAGGCGTTCCTCAACGGTCGCATCGACGATCCGTCGCTCGCCGCGCCGCTGCAGGTCTCGGCCTTCCGCCAGGACGACGGCTCGTACAACGTCGTCTGGCAGCGCGCCCAGAAGCGCCGCGACGTCGGTGCCGCGCTCGGCGTCAAGGCGGATGACGATCTGTCGCCGCCGTTCGGCGCCGATGGCGGCCCGGTCGACAACGGTCCCGGCCCCGATGCGGCCGCCACCGACACCGGACTGGGCGAAACCACCGCCCCGGTCGAGGAGCCGGTCGGCAAGGGCCGCGGTCGCCGCCAGCGCGTCGCCGAGGACGCCTGA
- a CDS encoding phosphoadenosine phosphosulfate reductase family protein, whose translation MFIDIGRGLVAGLPALALPPAILDAVERGAWIVFNLSGGKDSSAAMFAVNLILDALGHPRERRIAIHADLGRAEWDETPATVEDLATRAGVPLTIVRRSAGDLFDRWATRFANGKARYEALETYNLIGPWSSSALRFCTSEMKAHVIGPHLARLLRGQIVINVLGLRRDESIARASTPEWKADTRYAAAGNPHGTAMMLWNPIAHWTTPQVFAAHDTLGIPLHVAYTCYQSSRLSCRFCVLQSLGDAQASASAPANRPALLHLVGLEATSTFSFQPARWLADVAPRHIPGNLRNRISLAKADAAERRRLEAAMPPDLRYVKGWPPRIPTIEEAGIIAASRAPILSRHGLADLYPNAGAVRDRFSDLIALKRAA comes from the coding sequence ATGTTCATCGACATCGGACGCGGCCTGGTCGCCGGCCTTCCGGCCCTCGCCCTGCCGCCCGCCATCCTCGACGCGGTCGAACGCGGCGCATGGATCGTCTTCAACCTCTCGGGCGGCAAGGACAGCTCGGCCGCGATGTTCGCGGTCAACCTGATCCTCGATGCGCTCGGCCATCCGCGCGAGCGGCGTATCGCCATTCACGCCGACCTCGGCCGTGCCGAATGGGACGAAACGCCCGCCACGGTCGAGGATCTCGCGACCCGCGCCGGCGTGCCGCTGACGATCGTCCGGCGCAGCGCCGGGGACCTGTTCGACCGCTGGGCCACGCGCTTCGCCAACGGCAAGGCGCGCTACGAGGCGCTCGAAACCTACAATCTGATCGGCCCCTGGTCATCCTCCGCGCTGCGCTTTTGCACGTCGGAGATGAAGGCCCATGTGATCGGGCCGCATCTGGCGCGGCTGCTGCGCGGTCAGATTGTCATCAACGTGCTGGGGCTGCGCCGCGACGAGAGCATCGCGCGAGCGAGCACCCCCGAATGGAAAGCGGACACCCGCTACGCCGCCGCCGGCAATCCCCACGGGACCGCGATGATGCTGTGGAACCCGATCGCACACTGGACGACGCCGCAGGTCTTCGCCGCGCACGATACGCTCGGCATCCCGCTGCACGTCGCCTACACCTGCTACCAATCGTCACGACTGTCGTGCCGCTTTTGCGTCCTTCAATCGCTCGGCGACGCCCAGGCATCGGCTTCGGCACCGGCGAACCGTCCCGCGCTGCTCCACCTGGTCGGCCTCGAGGCGACCTCAACCTTCTCGTTCCAGCCCGCACGCTGGCTCGCCGACGTCGCACCGCGTCACATACCGGGTAATTTGAGGAACCGGATTTCCCTCGCCAAGGCCGATGCCGCCGAGCGGCGACGGCTCGAAGCCGCGATGCCGCCCGACCTGCGCTACGTCAAAGGCTGGCCGCCGCGCATTCCCACCATCGAGGAGGCCGGCATCATCGCCGCGTCCCGCGCACCGATCCTCTCGCGGCACGGTCTCGCCGATCTCTATCCCAATGCCGGCGCGGTGCGAGACCGCTTTTCCGACCTGATCGCGCTGAAGCGTGCCGCCTGA
- a CDS encoding DUF3768 domain-containing protein, with protein sequence MISTATETRLEAVARLNDRCRQGFDRTAKIVMTRACLGALSNGTLASEAVAQAHVLQALRRYTFPADCPERDRGQFEVSGETIHFRIDYYDVALEWGSEDPADASITRRVLTLMLHEDM encoded by the coding sequence ATGATTTCGACCGCCACCGAAACGCGCCTCGAAGCCGTGGCCCGGCTCAACGACCGTTGCCGCCAGGGGTTCGACCGCACCGCGAAGATCGTCATGACGCGCGCGTGCCTCGGCGCGCTGTCGAACGGTACACTTGCCTCGGAAGCCGTTGCTCAGGCGCATGTCCTGCAGGCGCTGCGCCGCTACACTTTCCCGGCCGACTGCCCCGAGCGAGATCGCGGCCAGTTCGAAGTGTCGGGGGAGACGATACACTTCCGTATCGATTATTATGACGTGGCGCTGGAATGGGGATCGGAAGACCCCGCCGACGCCAGCATCACGCGCCGCGTTCTCACGCTCATGCTGCACGAGGATATGTGA
- a CDS encoding ATP-binding protein, producing the protein MIPATIATAVAPETIAKVTRLFNNTAFDVICELLQNARRAGATGVALALNGAGAEHFLHITDDGHGIADPVSIVTLGRSGWSDETRRAEDPAGMGVFSLAGRDVIIRSFSKPDRQGWMAHIPASAWETSRPIAIEPDPIMRGTAITVRVPDEWLKTLERDVARAAKHYPVPVTWNGAVLPQEDWLKDAVHVEEWYGVRIGVFQKHPSHYSSRDGRLNFHGLTIPCDLPYVQEVDRGGHWIARVDIFDAPQIQLVLPARKEVVENTGIAALRDAVRLAIYRAIEAAGTHRLSAHDWREARSLGIALPEAEPYLFAWTAYAADSSRNYESGARVTDTGMVLMPDFDALIGQPAQAAIAKHNPFGGPLVEAQDAFKGYGWYDILARVEDMRFRVTQGDRTFIVSDSREAPAEAENGWVEAITLEATMSHAGAFIEVSTDADVAFAPDQWSCNSVDETSVFVRRGSEITALGVADILESAIFYASDDSDADSYDTQLERFQADAAERIIGLLEGDDAALENRIRDKLAGHYFLVPEDRTVTVVINRDRLDVTITPRAVPAAPKAAAEDA; encoded by the coding sequence ATGATTCCCGCCACCATCGCGACCGCGGTCGCCCCCGAGACGATCGCCAAGGTCACGCGCCTGTTCAACAATACCGCGTTCGACGTCATCTGCGAACTCCTCCAGAACGCGCGCCGCGCCGGTGCGACCGGCGTCGCGCTCGCGCTGAACGGCGCCGGCGCCGAGCACTTCCTGCACATCACCGATGACGGCCACGGCATCGCCGATCCGGTGAGCATCGTCACGCTCGGCCGCTCGGGCTGGTCCGACGAGACGCGCCGCGCCGAAGATCCCGCCGGCATGGGCGTGTTCAGCCTCGCAGGCCGCGACGTCATCATCCGCTCCTTCTCGAAACCCGACCGCCAGGGCTGGATGGCGCATATCCCGGCCTCGGCGTGGGAGACGAGCCGCCCGATCGCGATCGAACCCGATCCGATCATGCGCGGCACCGCGATCACCGTGCGCGTGCCCGACGAGTGGCTGAAGACGCTCGAGCGCGACGTGGCCCGCGCCGCCAAACATTATCCGGTTCCCGTGACCTGGAACGGCGCGGTCCTTCCGCAGGAGGACTGGCTGAAGGACGCGGTCCATGTCGAGGAATGGTACGGCGTGCGCATCGGCGTGTTCCAGAAACACCCCTCGCATTATTCCTCGCGCGACGGACGCCTCAACTTCCACGGGCTGACCATCCCGTGCGACCTGCCGTATGTTCAGGAAGTCGACCGGGGCGGCCACTGGATCGCGCGGGTCGACATCTTCGACGCGCCGCAAATCCAGCTCGTCCTCCCGGCGCGCAAGGAAGTGGTCGAGAACACCGGCATCGCCGCCCTGCGCGATGCGGTCCGGCTCGCGATCTACCGCGCGATCGAGGCCGCGGGGACGCACCGGCTGTCGGCGCATGACTGGCGCGAGGCGCGCTCGCTCGGTATCGCACTACCCGAAGCCGAGCCCTATCTGTTCGCATGGACCGCCTATGCGGCCGACAGCTCGCGCAACTACGAGAGCGGCGCACGCGTGACCGACACCGGCATGGTGCTGATGCCCGACTTCGATGCGCTGATCGGCCAACCCGCGCAGGCGGCGATCGCGAAGCATAATCCGTTCGGTGGTCCGCTGGTCGAGGCCCAGGACGCGTTCAAGGGCTATGGCTGGTACGATATCCTCGCCCGTGTCGAGGATATGCGGTTCCGCGTCACCCAGGGCGACCGCACCTTCATCGTCTCCGACAGCCGCGAAGCGCCCGCCGAGGCGGAAAACGGTTGGGTCGAGGCTATCACGCTCGAGGCGACGATGAGCCACGCCGGCGCATTCATCGAGGTATCGACCGACGCGGATGTCGCCTTCGCACCCGACCAATGGTCGTGCAACTCGGTCGACGAGACGTCCGTCTTCGTCCGCCGGGGCAGCGAAATCACCGCGCTCGGCGTCGCCGACATCCTCGAAAGCGCGATCTTCTATGCCAGCGACGACAGCGATGCCGACAGCTACGATACGCAGCTCGAGCGCTTCCAGGCCGATGCCGCCGAACGAATCATCGGCCTGCTCGAAGGCGACGATGCCGCGCTTGAGAACCGCATTCGCGACAAGCTGGCGGGGCATTATTTCCTCGTCCCCGAGGACCGGACGGTCACCGTCGTCATCAATCGCGACCGGCTCGACGTGACGATCACGCCCCGCGCGGTTCCCGCCGCGCCCAAGGCCGCGGCGGAGGACGCGTGA
- a CDS encoding helicase HerA domain-containing protein — MTCVTPIRAPEAADNRVPLGHHSTGTLSLDLDRLLAGRLLIQGSSGAGKSRTLRRIIEEAFDYTTLAIVDPEGEFENLARHIGATTIRAVELTADGLTAAATRSRRHRLSMHIDLTDLDPDQRIIKAAAFFAGLVGAPREDWAHTMLVCIDEGHLLAPHVAGSALDADARRLGVATLTDLCARGRKRGLAPVIATQRLAKLSTSVVSELQNVLVGLNVFDRDIARAADLLGFPARDADLLRNLAPGDFFAMGPALSATPVLAHIDPTITEHLGKTPELRAAASVDADEAAKLLDLAGLAEVADHGPAIALKGTRALDAFLLDPAATDAAAIMDALKRISPNASTARDLARHLSLDAERTDRALNLLSAIAAVDTMPKGDDRIARMHARLRARLSDVAVVSL; from the coding sequence ATGACCTGTGTCACCCCGATTCGCGCGCCCGAGGCCGCGGACAATCGCGTACCGCTCGGCCATCATTCGACCGGCACGCTCAGCCTCGACCTCGATCGCCTGCTTGCCGGACGCCTGCTCATCCAGGGCAGCTCCGGGGCGGGCAAGAGCAGGACCTTGCGCCGGATCATCGAGGAGGCGTTCGACTATACGACGCTTGCGATCGTCGACCCCGAGGGGGAATTCGAGAACCTCGCCCGCCATATCGGCGCGACCACGATCCGCGCGGTCGAACTCACCGCCGACGGGCTGACGGCCGCGGCGACGCGCAGCCGGCGACATCGGCTGTCGATGCACATCGACCTCACCGACCTCGATCCCGACCAGCGGATCATCAAGGCAGCCGCGTTCTTTGCCGGCCTGGTCGGCGCACCGCGCGAGGACTGGGCGCATACCATGCTGGTGTGCATCGACGAGGGCCATCTGCTCGCACCGCATGTCGCCGGTTCCGCGCTCGATGCCGATGCCCGCCGGCTCGGCGTCGCCACCCTGACCGACCTGTGCGCGCGCGGCCGCAAGCGCGGTCTCGCCCCCGTCATCGCCACCCAGCGCCTCGCGAAGCTCTCCACCTCGGTCGTGTCCGAGCTGCAGAACGTGCTGGTCGGGCTCAACGTCTTCGACCGCGACATCGCGCGCGCGGCCGACCTGCTCGGCTTTCCCGCGCGTGACGCCGACCTGCTGCGCAACCTCGCCCCCGGCGATTTCTTCGCGATGGGTCCGGCGCTGTCGGCAACCCCGGTGCTGGCGCATATCGATCCCACCATCACCGAACATCTCGGCAAGACCCCGGAACTGCGTGCCGCCGCGTCCGTCGATGCCGACGAGGCGGCGAAGCTGCTCGATCTCGCGGGCCTGGCCGAGGTCGCGGACCACGGCCCCGCCATCGCCCTCAAGGGCACGCGCGCGCTCGACGCGTTCCTGCTCGATCCCGCTGCGACCGACGCGGCCGCGATCATGGACGCGCTGAAGCGCATCTCCCCCAACGCCAGCACCGCGCGCGACCTCGCACGGCACCTGTCGCTCGACGCCGAGCGCACCGACCGCGCGCTCAACCTCCTGTCGGCGATCGCCGCGGTCGACACCATGCCCAAGGGCGACGACCGCATCGCCCGCATGCATGCACGGCTGCGCGCGCGGCTGAGCGACGTCGCCGTGGTGTCGCTGTGA
- a CDS encoding CsbD family protein, with translation MGEATDKLKAAGNKLAGNVKESIGKATDNASLEAEGKAQKVKGAGQDVKGSVKGALGDDI, from the coding sequence ATGGGTGAAGCAACCGACAAGCTGAAGGCGGCAGGCAACAAGCTGGCCGGCAACGTCAAGGAAAGCATCGGCAAGGCGACCGATAACGCCAGTCTCGAAGCCGAGGGCAAGGCGCAGAAGGTCAAGGGCGCCGGTCAGGACGTCAAGGGATCGGTCAAGGGCGCGCTCGGCGACGATATCTGA
- a CDS encoding thermonuclease family protein, protein MRGALLLGIAALAACGAGEPQGRDGATITGEGRAIDGDTVSVDFRLSGADAFERKQMCSKDGACYPCGKFAQDSASRILKSSVATIRMTGASSYGRPIAIVTVDGYDLGEQLILQGLAVPATQYLRGDPQRAARYVAAAEQARSAGRGAYAGEFIDPARWRRGERLACEARY, encoded by the coding sequence ATGAGGGGCGCCCTGCTCCTCGGCATCGCCGCGCTCGCCGCCTGCGGGGCAGGGGAACCCCAAGGCCGCGACGGGGCGACGATCACCGGCGAGGGGCGGGCGATCGACGGCGACACGGTCTCGGTCGATTTCCGCCTGTCGGGGGCCGACGCCTTCGAGCGCAAGCAGATGTGCTCGAAGGACGGTGCCTGCTATCCGTGCGGCAAGTTCGCGCAGGATTCCGCCTCGCGTATCCTCAAGAGCAGTGTCGCCACGATCCGCATGACCGGCGCGAGCAGCTACGGCCGTCCGATCGCCATCGTCACGGTCGACGGCTACGACCTGGGCGAGCAACTGATCCTGCAGGGTCTGGCGGTGCCGGCGACGCAATATCTGCGCGGCGATCCGCAGCGCGCCGCGCGCTATGTCGCTGCGGCCGAACAGGCGCGATCAGCGGGCCGCGGCGCCTATGCGGGAGAATTCATCGATCCGGCGCGCTGGCGGCGCGGGGAACGGCTCGCGTGCGAGGCGCGTTACTGA
- a CDS encoding ArdC family protein, translated as MTFHRKSTAPRRDVAAEITNLIIAKLEAGVLPWSRPWGLTGAGGRPLRHCGTPYTGINALYLWAIGDAQGFSGRNWMTYRQATELGGQVRRGEHGAHSVYYSTFSKTEADRVTGEAATKNIRFLRSYTVFNVDQIDGLPAYYYPVPAPPEPRIESRHRAAIDAFFGGLPATVRHGGDQAFYSPIGDYIQLPQRGAFRSDDHYASTLAHEYVHYSGAPQRLNREFGKKFGDNAYAFEELVACIGQCLVCADLNLPGELHDNHASYVDHWLKILKGDSSAIIKAAAKAEQAVTWLHNAAAGGAPGIDQPEALAA; from the coding sequence ATGACCTTTCACCGCAAATCGACTGCGCCACGCCGCGATGTCGCGGCCGAGATCACCAACCTCATAATCGCCAAGCTTGAAGCCGGCGTCCTGCCCTGGTCGCGCCCCTGGGGACTGACCGGGGCAGGGGGGCGACCGCTGCGGCATTGCGGCACGCCCTACACCGGCATCAACGCGCTCTATCTCTGGGCGATCGGCGACGCCCAGGGGTTCTCTGGCCGCAACTGGATGACCTACCGACAGGCGACCGAGTTGGGCGGACAGGTACGGCGCGGCGAGCATGGCGCGCACAGCGTCTATTATTCGACCTTCTCGAAAACCGAGGCGGACCGCGTCACCGGCGAGGCGGCGACGAAGAATATCCGGTTCCTGCGCTCGTACACGGTGTTCAACGTCGATCAGATCGACGGTCTCCCGGCGTATTATTATCCGGTGCCCGCACCGCCCGAACCGCGCATCGAGAGCCGGCACCGCGCCGCGATCGATGCCTTCTTCGGAGGCCTGCCGGCGACCGTGCGGCATGGCGGCGATCAGGCATTCTATTCGCCGATCGGCGACTATATCCAGCTACCGCAGCGCGGCGCGTTTCGCTCGGACGATCATTACGCCAGCACGCTCGCGCACGAATATGTCCATTATTCGGGCGCGCCGCAGCGCCTCAACCGCGAGTTCGGCAAGAAGTTCGGCGACAACGCCTATGCGTTCGAGGAGCTGGTCGCCTGCATCGGCCAGTGTCTGGTGTGCGCCGACCTCAATCTGCCCGGCGAGCTGCACGACAACCACGCCAGCTACGTCGATCATTGGCTGAAGATCCTGAAGGGCGATTCAAGCGCGATCATCAAGGCCGCGGCGAAAGCCGAGCAGGCGGTGACCTGGCTCCATAACGCCGCCGCGGGTGGCGCGCCCGGGATCGACCAACCCGAAGCCCTCGCAGCATGA